A single genomic interval of Juglans regia cultivar Chandler chromosome 1, Walnut 2.0, whole genome shotgun sequence harbors:
- the LOC108987976 gene encoding uncharacterized protein LOC108987976 gives MIADDQDEKIMLAALLEGIWPRSPFMAELARKTIFTLREFMDRADDFVNAEDTLIVLTVQLERRKKIKEEEPVNDNERQAKKYCTYHKTMGHRTKDWRILFDNGSSADILFYDAFSKMGIGEDHLKPTPATLKGFTGDAVQLIGSITLPRYVGADPYVTTAMTEFLVVRTQSAYNAIIRRPTLNTLKAITSTYHLRMKSQTRAGIGEVHGEQVLARECYVQELRQGQREASIGDTKEHTVLPPRPQVMITELETRDEDALKQGEADEPLELVTLEQNHPESHIKIETKLAQKERQQLIDFLLDHKYVFVWNHKDMPRIGEEVIEHKLNVDPKARPIDLIVDAIAGHKMLSFMDAYSGYIQIKMKEADQEKTTFITDRGLYCYKVMSLGLKIAPATYQRLVKKIFKDQIGRNMEVFVDDLLVKSRELYQHVEDLKEAFQVFRWYQMKLNPTKCAFRVQLGKFLGFMVSESGIEANAKKLRVIIEMKSPTNLNEVQRQDCNC, from the exons ATGATAGCTGATGATCAAGACGAGAAAATCATGTTGGCGGCATTATTGGAAGGTATTTGGCCAAGGAGCCCTTTTATGGCCGAGCTGGCTAGAAAAACCATTTTCACTTTACGGGAGTTCATGGATAGGGctgatgattttgttaatgctgAAGACACCTTGATCGTCTTAACCGTCCAACTAGAAAGAAGGA agaaaataaaagaagaagaaccagtcaACGATAACGAGCGGCAAGCTAAGAAGTACTGCACTTATCACAAGACAATGGGACACAGAACCAAGGATTG GAGAATATTATTTGACAATGGAAGTTCGGCGGATATTCTATTCTACGATGCTTTCAGCAAAATGGGAATCGGCGAAGATCACTTAAAACCAACACCAGCTACGTTGAAAGGTTTCACTGGAGATGCGGTGCAACTGATAGGGTCCATTACATTGCCTAGATATGTGGGTGCCGACCCTTATGTCACCACGGCGATGACTGAGTTTTTAGTAGTAAGAACTCAATCAGCATATAATGCGATCATTAGGCGACCAACGTTAAATACTTTAAAAGCTATCACCTCGACCTATCATCTAAGAATGAAGTCCCAGACAAGAGCTGGGATAGGCGAGGTGCATGGCGAGCAGGTCTTAGCCAGAGAATGTTATGTACAAGAACTCAGACAAGGTCAAAGAGAGGCCAGCATTGGAGATACTAAAGAACATACTGTCCTCCCACCAAGGCCCCAAGTAATGATAACGGAGCTAGAAACTAGAGATGAGGATGCTCTAAAGCAAGGGGAGGCAGATGAGCCCCTGGAGTTGGTCACTCTTGAACAGAATCATCCTGAAAGCCATATAAAAATCGAAACTAAATTGGCACAGAAGGAAAGACAACAACTAATAGATTTCCTTCTAGACCATAAATATGTATTCGTATGGAATCATAAAGATATGCCCAGGATAGGCGAGGAGGTCATCGAACACAAGTTGAATGTAGACCCAAAAGCACGCcca ATAGATCTAATAGTAGATGCAATAGCAGGCCATAAGATGTTAAGTTTTATGGATGCTTATTCAGGATACATCCAAATCAAGATGAAGGAGGCTGATCAAGAGAAAACTACTTTCATAACCGACCGAGGGTTATACTGCTATAAGGTGATGTCTTTGGGTTTGAAGATTGCCCCGGCGACTTACCAAAGGttggtgaaaaaaatatttaaagatcaGATCGGAAGAAACATGGAGGTGTTTGTCGATGATCTCCTAgtgaaaagcagggagttataCCAACACGTGGAAGACCTTAAGGAGGCTTTCCAGGTTTTTCGTTGGTACCAAATGAAACTCAATCCAACAAAATGTGCATTCAGAGTGCAATTGGGAAAGTTCCTTGGTTTTATGGTGTCAGAGAGCGGAATCGAAGCAAACGCCAAGAAACTCAGAGTTATAATAGAGATGAAGTCGCCCACAAACTTGAACGAAGTACAGAGGCAAGATTGCAACTGTTAA
- the LOC108988049 gene encoding receptor-like protein kinase FERONIA: MRPNPLLPCFAPLCLVVILLHHMTSTVAGNSPYPYTPVDQILLNCGSSGNSTASDTRIWIGDFNSKFLTHESQSSLISTVNEPPNVPQLQVPFTDARLSLTPFTYVFNVTAGQKFVRLYFYPASYSKFDRSNALFSVKVGGFTLLSNFNASLNADAGGSGPTISREYCVNIEEDQRLNITFTPTPSVYNSYAFINGIEILSMPTNLYYTRADDQGAHLIGQQNQYYLIENSISLEMVYRLNVGGKTISSADDTGMFREWQDDFRYLKEYGRMLFLPLNTTIKPKFTAEVPQYTAPEDVYRTARSLGTNSTINLSYNLTWQFPVDSGFDYFIRLHFCEFQPEITEASDRKFHIFIANQTADEAADVILWSGGNGVPVYKDYAVSMRAGTEKKVNLYVAIGAQRWKTSYQDAILNGVEIFKVRDFNGNLAGPNPDPLPPNPPTIAPPAQAKNSKGNKTTIFAAAAGGVAGFILLSILGFLILWRGKRVKESGSSDGTFSFTTTKSTKIRKSSLPSALSRYFSLAEIKAATNNFDDIFIIGVGGFGNVYKGYIDGGDHPVAIKRLVPGSQQGVHEFETEIELLSQLRHLHLVSLIGYCNDGMEMILVYDYMARGTLRDHLYRSSNPPPSWKQRLQICIGAARGLSYLHTGAKQTIIHRDVKTTNILLDEEWVAKVSDFGLSRTGPTGVSMTHVSTVVKGSFGYLDPEYYRRQQLTEKSDVYSFGVVLCEVLSARPPILKTAEKKQVSLAEWARQSSRNGKFDQIVDPTLKGQIATECLNKFGEVAVSCLHDSGVERPSMNDVVWGLEFALQLQESIEKVGKPDHVIELEMNDAEKALLPQSKSDDSNNMFSSSGGQVSSIYSNSEVTMTSSGDQQSSTSKDSDRLGSSGAVFSEIMNPQGR, encoded by the coding sequence ATGAGGCCGAACCCACTCCTACCATGTTTCGCCCCTCTCTGCCTTGTCGTCATCTTGCTGCACCACATGACCAGCACCGTCGCCGGTAACTCTCCGTATCCTTACACACCGGTCGACCAAATTCTCCTCAACTGCGGTTCCTCTGGAAATTCAACTGCATCAGATACTCGGATCTGGATTGGAGacttcaattcaaaatttctcaCTCACGAAAGCCAGTCATCTCTTATCAGCACAGTTAACGAACCGCCGAATGTCCCCCAACTCCAAGTGCCTTTTACCGATGCAAGGCTATCTCTAACCCCGTTCACCTACGTATTCAACGTCACTGCGGGCCAAAAATTCGTTCGACTATACTTTTACCCCGCTTCCTACTCCAAGTTCGACCGCTCTAATGCCCTCTTCTCTGTCAAAGTTGGTGGTTTTACCCTTCTTAGCAACTTCAACGCTTCACTTAACGCAGATGCCGGCGGTTCTGGACCTACCATATCCAGAGAATACTGTGTCAATATCGAAGAAGATCAGAGGTTGAACATAACCTTCACTCCAACTCCGAGCGTTTATAATTCCTATGCTTTTATCAACGGAATCGAAATCTTGTCGATGCCTACTAATCTCTATTACACTCGCGCTGACGATCAAGGGGCTCATCTTATCGGCCAGCAGAACCAGTACTACCTCATCGAGAACAGCATTTCTCTCGAGATGGTATACAGATTAAACGTTGGAGGGAAAACCATCTCATCCGCTGATGACACCGGAATGTTCCGGGAATGGCAAGACGACTTCAGGTACTTAAAAGAATATGGAAGAATGTTATTCTTACCTTTAAACACTACTATCAAACCGAAGTTTACCGCCGAAGTACCCCAGTACACTGCACCAGAAGATGTCTATCGCACTGCCCGATCCCTGGGGACTAACTCAACTATCAACCTGAGCTACAATCTCACCTGGCAATTCCCCGTAGATTCTGGGTTTGATTACTTCATTAGGCTGCATTTCTGCGAGTTTCAACCCGAAATTACTGAAGCGTCAGACAGAAAATTCCATATTTTCATAGCAAATCAAACCGCCGATGAAGCAGCCGACGTGATTTTGTGGAGTGGTGGAAATGGTGTGCCCGTGTATAAAGACTACGCCGTTTCGATGCGTGCAGGAACCGAGAAGAAAGTGAATCTCTATGTTGCGATAGGAGCGCAAAGGTGGAAGACTTCATACCAGGATGCAATCTTGAACGGCGTCGAAATCTTTAAAGTAAGAGACTTTAACGGCAATCTTGCAGGACCCAACCCCGATCCACTTCCACCGAACCCTCCAACAATTGCGCCACCAGCACAGGCAAAAAACTCGAAAGGGaataaaacaacaatatttGCTGCCGCCGCTGGTGGAGTCGCCGGATTTATTCTTCTCTCAATTCTCGGCTTCTTGATTCTCTGGAGGGGAAAGAGAGTCAAGGAATCGGGCTCCAGTGATGGGACCTTTTCGTTCACTACGACCAAGTCAACAAAGATCCGCAAGTCGTCTCTTCCATCCGCTCTGAGTCGATACTTTTCATTGGCGGAGATTAAAGCAGCCACCAACAACTTCGACGACATTTTCATCATTGGTGTTGGGGGGTTTGGTAACGTTTACAAAGGCTATATAGACGGTGGGGACCACCCAGTGGCGATCAAGCGTTTGGTACCAGGTTCTCAACAAGGAGTACACGAGTTCGAGACCGAGATTGAGCTGCTCTCACAACTCCGCCATCTGcatcttgtttctttgattgGATATTGTAACGATGGTATGGAGATGATTCTCGTCTACGATTATATGGCCCGCGGAACCCTACGTGATCATCTCTACAGGTCCAGTAATCCTCCTCCCTCATGGAAGCAGCGTCTTCAGATTTGTATCGGTGCAGCACGAGGTTTGAGCTACCTACATACAGGTGCGAAACAAACAATCATTCATCGTGACGTGAAAACCACAAATATCTTACTGGATGAGGAATGGGTAGCCAAGGTGTCTGATTTCGGGTTGTCCAGAACGGGACCCACCGGCGTGTCTATGACCCATGTTAGCACTGTCGTCAAGGGTAGCTTTGGGTATCTAGATCCCGAGTATTACAGGCGACAACAATTGACGGAGAAATCCGACGTGTATTCATTCGGAGTTGTCCTGTGTGAAGTGTTGTCTGCAAGACCACCAATATTGAAAACTGCTGAGAAGAAGCAAGTGAGCCTTGCTGAGTGGGCCCGACAAAGCTCTCGCAATGGAAAGTTTGATCAGATTGTTGATCCAACTTTGAAGGGTCAAATTGCGACCGAGTGTTTGAATAAATTTGGTGAGGTTGCTGTGAGTTGTTTGCATGACAGTGGAGTCGAACGTCCATCGATGAATGATGTGGTGTGGGGCCTTGAGTTCGCATTGCAATTGCAAGAGAGTATTGAAAAAGTAGGCAAGCCTGATCATGTGATTGAATTGGAGATGAATGATGCTGAGAAGGCTCTCTTGCCTCAATCCAAGAGTGATGATAGTAATAACATGTTCAGTAGTAGCGGTGGGCAAGTGTCAAGTATATACAGCAATAGCGAGGTGacgatgacaagtagtggagaTCAGCAAAGTTCTACCTCTAAGGATTCAGATAGACTGGGGTCCTCTGGAGCTGTGTTTTCTGAGATTATGAATCCTCAAGGACGCTAA
- the LOC108988123 gene encoding receptor-like protein kinase FERONIA, protein MGTPLLPCFAPLCLVVILLHHMASTVAGNSPYPYTPVDQILLNCGFSGNSTASDSTRIWTGDVNSKFLTHESQSSLISTVKEAPNVPQVPFTDARLSLAPFTYVFPVTAGQKFVRLYFYPASYSNFDRSNALFSVKVGGFTLLSNFNASLNADAGGSGPTISREYCVYIEEDQRLNITFTPSPNVSNSYAFINGIEILSMPTNLYYTDPADVQGAQLIGQQNQYYRIENSTSLEMVYRLNVGGKTISSSDDTGMFRGWQDDSSYLKEYRTLFLPFNNTIKLKFTSIPPYTAPEDVYRTARTLGNDSTINLSYNLTWQFPVDSGFDYLIRLHFCEFQFEITSTSDRTFHIFIANQTADEAADVILWSGGNGVPVYKDYAVSMRAGTEKKVNLYVAIGAEPQSSKTSYQDAILNGVEIFKVSDNGNLAGPNPDPLPPNPPTIAPPAQAKSSKGNKTTIFAAAAGGVAGFILLSILGFLILRRGKRVKDSGSSDGTSWWGPFSFTTTKSTKTRKSCLPSALSRYFSLAEIKAATNNFDDTFIIGVGGFGNVYKGYIDGGDHPVAIKRLVPGSQQGVHEFETEIELLSQLRHLHLVSLIGYCNDGMEMILVYDYMARGTLRDHLYKSNNPPLSWKQRLQICIGAARGLSYLHTGAKQTIIHRDVKTTNILLDEEWVAKVSDFGLSRTGPTGVSKAHVSTVVKGSFGYLDPEYYRRQQLTEKSDVYSFGVVLCEVLSARPPILKTAEKKQVSLAEWARQSSRNGKFDQIVDPTLKGQIATECLNKFGEVAVSCLHDSGVERPSMNDVVWGLEFALQLQESIEKVGKPDHVIELEMNDAEKALLPQSKSDDSNNMFSSSGGQVSSIYSNSEVTMTSSGDQQSSTYKDSDRLVSSGAVFSEIMNPQGR, encoded by the coding sequence ATGGGGACCCCACTCCTACCATGTTTTGCCCCTCTCTGCCTTGTCGTCATCTTGCTGCACCACATGGCCAGCACCGTCGCCGGTAACTCTCCGTATCCTTACACACCGGTCGACCAAATTCTCCTCAACTGTGGTTTCTCTGGAAATTCAACTGCATCAGATAGTACTCGGATCTGGACTGGAGACGtgaattcaaaatttctcaCTCACGAAAGCCAGTCATCTCTTATCAGCACAGTTAAAGAAGCGCCGAATGTCCCCCAAGTGCCTTTTACCGATGCAAGGCTATCTCTAGCCCCGTTCACCTACGTATTCCCCGTCACTGCGGGCCAAAAATTCGTTCGACTATACTTTTACCCCGCTTCCTACTCCAACTTCGACCGCTCTAATGCCCTCTTCTCTGTCAAAGTTGGTGGTTTTACCCTTCTTAGCAACTTCAACGCTTCACTTAACGCAGATGCCGGCGGTTCTGGACCTACCATATCCAGAGAATACTGTGTCTATATCGAAGAAGATCAGAGGTTGAACATAACCTTCACTCCATCTCCGAACGTTTCTAATTCCTATGCTTTTATCAACGGAATCGAAATCTTGTCGATGCCTACTAATCTCTATTACACTGATCCTGCTGACGTTCAAGGGGCTCAACTTATCGGCCAGCAGAACCAGTACTACCGCATCGAGAACAGCACTTCTCTCGAGATGGTATACAGATTAAACGTTGGAGGGAAAACCATCTCATCCTCTGATGACACCGGAATGTTCCGGGGATGGCAAGACGACTCCAGTTACTTAAAAGAATATAGAACGTTATTCTTACCTTTTAACAATACTATCAAACTGAAGTTTACCTCCATACCCCCGTACACTGCACCAGAAGATGTCTATCGCACTGCCCGAACCCTGGGGAATGACTCAACTATCAACCTGAGCTACAATCTCACCTGGCAATTTCCCGTAGATTCTGGGTTTGATTACCTCATTAGGCTGCATTTCTGCGAGTTTCAATTCGAAATTACTTCAACGTCAGACAGAACATTCCATATTTTCATAGCAAATCAAACCGCCGATGAAGCAGCCGACGTGATTTTGTGGAGTGGTGGAAATGGTGTGCCCGTGTATAAAGACTACGCCGTTTCGATGCGTGCAGGTACAGAGAAGAAAGTGAATCTCTATGTCGCAATAGGAGCCGAACCGCAAAGCTCGAAGACTTCATACCAGGATGCAATCTTGAACGGCGTCGAAATCTTTAAAGTAAGCGACAACGGCAATCTTGCAGGACCCAACCCCGATCCACTTCCACCGAACCCTCCAACAATTGCGCCACCAGCACAGGCAAAAAGCTCGAAAGGGAATAAAACAACAATTTTTGCTGCCGCCGCTGGTGGAGTCGCCGGATTTATTCTTCTCTCAATTCTCGGCTTCTTGATTCTCCGGAGGGGAAAGAGAGTCAAGGACTCGGGCTCCAGTGATGGGACCTCTTGGTGGGGTCCATTTTCGTTCACTACGACCAAGTCAACAAAGACCCGCAAGTCGTGTCTACCATCCGCTCTGAGTCGATACTTTTCATTGGCGGAGATTAAAGCAGCCACCAACAACTTCGACGACACTTTCATTATTGGTGTTGGGGGGTTTGGTAACGTTTACAAAGGCTATATAGACGGTGGGGACCACCCAGTGGCGATCAAGCGTTTGGTACCTGGTTCTCAACAAGGAGTGCACGAGTTCGAGACCGAGATTGAGCTGCTCTCACAACTCCGCCATCTGcatcttgtttctttgattgGATATTGTAACGATGGTATGGAGATGATTCTCGTCTACGATTATATGGCCCGCGGAACCCTACGTGATCACCTCTACAAGTCCAATAATCCTCCTCTCTCATGGAAGCAGCGTCTTCAGATTTGCATCGGTGCAGCACGAGGTTTGAGCTATCTACATACAGGTGCGAAACAAACGATCATTCATCGTGACGTGAAAACCACAAATATCTTACTGGATGAGGAATGGGTAGCCAAGGTTTCTGATTTCGGATTGTCCAGAACGGGACCCACCGGTGTGTCTAAGGCCCATGTTAGCACTGTCGTCAAGGGTAGCTTTGGGTATCTAGATCCCGAGTATTACAGGCGACAACAATTGACGGAGAAATCCGACGTTTATTCATTCGGAGTTGTCCTGTGTGAAGTGTTGTCTGCAAGGCCACCAATATTGAAAACTGCTGAGAAGAAGCAAGTGAGCCTTGCAGAGTGGGCCCGACAAAGCTCTCGCAATGGAAAGTTTGATCAGATTGTTGATCCAACTTTGAAGGGTCAAATTGCGACCGAGTGTTTGAATAAATTTGGTGAGGTTGCTGTGAGTTGTTTGCATGACAGTGGAGTCGAACGTCCATCGATGAATGATGTGGTGTGGGGCCTTGAGTTCGCATTGCAATTGCAAGAGAGTATTGAAAAAGTAGGCAAGCCTGATCATGTGATTGAATTGGAGATGAATGATGCTGAGAAGGCTCTCTTGCCTCAATCCAAGAGTGATGATAGTAATAACATGTTCAGTAGTAGCGGTGGGCAAGTGTCAAGTATATACAGCAATAGCGAGGTGacgatgacaagtagtggagaTCAGCAAAGTTCTACCTATAAGGATTCAGATAGACTGGTGTCCTCTGGAGCTGTGTTTTCTGAGATTATGAATCCTCAAGGACGGTAA
- the LOC108988050 gene encoding receptor-like protein kinase FERONIA: MQHSCKYSYVHLSFSVFVFLNYLTIITSNPFSPDYFPIPNLALNCGSSAISTDPDGREWTGDIGSQFFSSQQSKDSSVVSNFIPQEPSFDRIPYTTARIFISQFTYTFPISPGPKFIRLHFRPAKYQSLGRSRDCFTVTAGPFTLLRNFSASLTADFLGSKFLVKEFSVNLEKHRSLKITFTPSKDASHDEAYAFINGIEIVSMPTGLDYSRFGNKGVGPRSDFLVKKINTALEKTGPQPKVSLHPPAPNPATYSKHTKTLLLLAIVGVALGVATIFFLLGLTIFLQRKKAKTNNIQTSPSLEGLCRRFTVEEIRAATNSFARNRIIGRGGCGLVFKGYIDGGRTPVAIKIFGPASMQGYHEFRTEIEILSKLRHPHLVSLIGYCDDERFIIVYDFMAHKTLRHHLYNTDDPPLSWKQRLEICIGTARGLTYLHEGAEPTIIHRDVKTSNILLDEDWVAKVSDFGLSRLGPTSLSKSHVTTKVRGTFGYLDPDYFLTCHLTVKSDVYGFGVVLFEVLCARPAVDNGLDDEQHSLVQWARRCFEEGTVDQIIDSRLMGVIAPECLKVYTNIAYRCLCEERNQRPTMAEVLRALEVARELQEIADGGGGAQRIVIDEEVPLCGGGNLVGAETGNNGDLVHSCPTLWKKSASRKELLRFFSDKAGLKWGKRPNPRCVKGCRLVSPEYAALPRVQVKLPDLTCSGPHTTPGKILIEGQ, translated from the coding sequence ATGCAACACTCGTGCAAATATTCCTACGTCCACCTCAGCTTCTCGGTTTTCGTCTTCCTCAATTATCTAACAATCATAACCAGCAATCCCTTCTCTCCAGATTACTTCCCCATCCCTAATTTGGCGCTTAATTGCGGTTCCTCTGCCATATCAACTGATCCAGACGGCAGGGAGTGGACAGGCGATATTGGCTCACAATTCTTTTCCTCGCAACAATCTAAGGATAGCTCAGTAGTCTCAAATTTCATCCCCCAAGAACCATCTTTCGATCGTATCCCCTACACTACTGCTCGGATCTTTATTTCTCAATTCACTTACACGTTTCCTATCAGTCCGGGCCCAAAATTCATACGCCTCCACTTCCGTCCAGCTAAATACCAAAGTTTGGGAAGGTCTAGGGACTGCTTCACTGTTACTGCTGGTCCTTTCACCCTCCTTAGGAATTTCAGCGCTTCCCTTACTGCAGATTTTCTAGGCTCAAAGTTTTTGGTCAAAGAGTTCAGCGTAAACTTGGAAAAGCATAGGAGCCTGAAAATAACTTTTACTCCGTCTAAAGATGCCTCACATGATGAGGCGTATGCGTTTATAAATGGGATTGAGATCGTCTCGATGCCCACTGGCCTTGATTACAGTCGTTTTGGAAATAAGGGTGTCGGCCCTAGATCTGATTTCCTTGTCAAAAAGATTAATACCGCTCTTGAGAAGACCGGACCCCAGCCTAAAGTTTCATTACACCCTCCTGCCCCAAACCCCGCAACCTACTCCAAGCACACAAAGACATTATTGCTCCTTGCTATTGTTGGTGTTGCCCTGGGTGTCGcaaccattttctttctcttgggCTTAACAATATTCTTGCAGAGGAAGAAAGCAAAGACCAacaatatccaaacatcacCATCTCTTGAAGGATTGTGCCGTCGCTTCACAGTGGAGGAGATTCGTGCTGCCACAAACAGCTTTGCAAGGAATCGTATAATTGGAAGAGGAGGTTGTGGTCTCGTGTTCAAAGGCTACATCGATGGCGGACGCACCCCGGTTGCCATCAAGATCTTCGGGCCAGCTTCGATGCAAGGGTACCATGAGTTTAGAACCGAGATCGAAATTCTATCAAAGCTCCGTCACCCCCACCTGGTCTCTTTGATCGGTTACTGCGATGACGAACGGTTCATCATTGTGTATGACTTCATGGCTCATAAAACGCTCCGCCATCATCTTTACAACACGGATGATCCTCCATTGTCTTGGAAGCAGAGGCTGGAGATTTGCATCGGTACTGCTCGAGGGCTAACGTACCTCCACGAAGGTGCAGAACCCACGATAATCCACCGCGACGTCAAGACCAGCAATATTCTTTTGGACGAGGACTGGGTGGCCAAGGTTTCGGACTTTGGGCTTTCCAGGCTGGGCCCAACAAGCTTATCCAAAAGCCATGTCACAACGAAGGTGAGGGGCACGTTCGGGTATTTGGACCCGGACTATTTCTTGACCTGTCATCTAACGGTGAAGTCCGATGTTTACGGGTTTGGGGTGGTGTTATTCGAGGTGTTGTGTGCCAGGCCAGCAGTGGATAATGGGCTAGACGACGAGCAACACAGTTTGGTCCAATGGGCCAGGCGTTGTTTCGAAGAGGGAACGGTTGATCAGATCATTGATAGCCGTCTGATGGGTGTGATTGCCCCAGAGTGCTTGAAGGTGTATACAAACATAGCGTATAGATGTTTGTGTGAAGAAAGAAATCAACGGCCCACGATGGCAGAAGTGTTGAGGGCCCTTGAGGTTGCGAGGGAATTGCAGGAGATTGCGGATGGTGGGGGTGGGGCTCAGAGGATCGTGATAGACGAGGAAGTTCCACTGTGCGGGGGAGGAAATCTGGTGGGAGCTGAAACAGGGAACAATGGAGATCTGGTGCATTCGTGTCCAACGTTGTGGAAGAAAAGTGCATCTCGGAAGGAGCTGCTTAGATTTTTCAGTGACAAGGCGGGGCTTAAATGGGGGAAACGGCCGAACCCACGGTGTGTCAAGGGATGTCGTCTGGTGAGTCCAGAGTATGCTGCCTTGCCACGTGTCCAAGTGAAATTACCTGATTTGACTTGCAGCGGGCCACATACGACACCGGGGAAGATTTTAATCGAAGGACAATAA